The following is a genomic window from Motilibacter rhizosphaerae.
GTAGAGCACGAGCGGGTTCGGGCCGGTGTTGACGAAGTTGTGCTTGGTGCCGGCGGGGACGGCGACGAGGTCGCCCTGCGTGACCTTGCGCTTCGACCCGGCAACGCGCGCCTCGCCGGTGCCGCTGACGAAGGTCAGCACCTGGTCGGTGTCCTCGTGGACCTCCTCGCCGATCTCGCCGCCCGGCGGGATGGTCATGATGACGAGCTGCGAGTGCTCCCCGGTCCAGAGGACCCGCCGGAAGTCCGCGCTCTGCTCGGCGACGGTCGCGATGTCGAAGTGCTCCATGATCGCGTGCTGCCCGCCGGCGACCGGCCCCAACCGCGGGTGCGCTCAGGAGGGGCGGGTGTTCGCCTGGTACTGCGAGGCGACCGGGCCCTGCTGCCCGACGTACTTCGAGCCGAGGTCGGGGTGGCCGTACGGCCGCTCGGCCGGCGCGTCGAGGGTGTGGAAGGACAGCTGGCCGATCCGCATGCCCGGCCACAGCTTGATCGGCAGGGTCGCGACGTTGGACAGCTCCAGGGTGATCTGCCCGCGCGTCCAGCCCGGGTCGACGAAGCCGGCCGTCGCGTGGATGAGCAGGCCGAGCCGGCCCAGGCTGCTCTTGCCCTCCACCCGCGCGACGAGGTCGTCGGGCAGCCCGATCGCCTCGAGCGTGGTGCCGAGCACGAACTCCCCGGGGTGCAGGACGAACGCGTCGCCCGCCGCGACCGCGACCTTCTCCATGAGGTCCGCCCGCCGGTCGTACGGGTCGATGACCTCCGCGGTGTGGTTGCGGAAGACGAGGAACTCGTCGCCGAGCCGGACGTCGACGCTCGCGGGCTGCACCTGGCTGGGCTCGATGGGCTCGACGACGAGCCGCCCCTCGGCGAGCAGGCGGCGGATCGTGCCGTCCGACAGGATCACGCGCGCGACCCTATCCCGCCAGCTGCGCCGCCCAGTGCGAGGATCCGCCCGTGGACGCCCCGACCGCCGGCCTGCTCGTGCTCGCCGGGCTCGGCGCCGGGCTCACCGGGAGCG
Proteins encoded in this region:
- a CDS encoding cupin domain-containing protein, with the translated sequence MEHFDIATVAEQSADFRRVLWTGEHSQLVIMTIPPGGEIGEEVHEDTDQVLTFVSGTGEARVAGSKRKVTQGDLVAVPAGTKHNFVNTGPNPLVLYTVYGPPEHAEGAVHATKEEADEAEESGKDEPPQS
- the dcd gene encoding dCTP deaminase, which translates into the protein MILSDGTIRRLLAEGRLVVEPIEPSQVQPASVDVRLGDEFLVFRNHTAEVIDPYDRRADLMEKVAVAAGDAFVLHPGEFVLGTTLEAIGLPDDLVARVEGKSSLGRLGLLIHATAGFVDPGWTRGQITLELSNVATLPIKLWPGMRIGQLSFHTLDAPAERPYGHPDLGSKYVGQQGPVASQYQANTRPS